The genomic DNA CaatctcgaccaatcagacatagGAAGCGTGGGATTGTCGACCAATCACAATTGAGCGGCGTCCTCAAGGGATTCCTCTCTGGCTACTTTTCCTTCGCCACCGCGGGGCTCGTTGAACGGTGATAGTTTCTTTAGTGCCTTTGCGCCAAAGCTTGCTTCTTCTTTCTATCTTTCCTCCGCTTTTTGCTTTCCAAACTGCAGTTTTCATGTACAACACAAATTTCTCCGTTCATTGGGTAACTTCTGTGAGTATGGCTATCATTTTCTTTCAACGCGAGCACTGAGTCGTCTCGCACTTCTTGTTGGTCGGAAGTTCAAGATTATTTGCGTCAGCGCGTAAAAATACGCGACTGCTAACGATATTTTCTTTTCTaatgctttcctttccttcaggGTAATTCATTTTCACCTTTGACAGATTGATCCGTCCTCGCAAGCCTGAGAAAGGAAGGTGCTATACACAGAATTTGGGCTGAAGATTACTTTCACTTCTGAATCAACAACACAATTGACCAAATATGGCCGGAGCAACAGCTGCGCTGAACATCGAAGAAATCTCTCCAACATCTGAAATGTCGAGATACGACAGAGATATCATGAAAGAAGCTTGTTCACTCACTCTGGACTATATATCCTACCGGCTAAGGAGCAAATTCGAACAGAACAAACTCAGTGGATTACCGAGAGACTTTCTTATTCCCCAGTCACCGATAAACGCTTCAAGTACTCTACGGAAACTGGCAACTCATATGGAGGCTGAACACCCCGACTTGTTCGAATCGTTGTGCACAACGCTAGGAATTACACCAGCTACAGCTCGTCCTACATTTGTCGGTGTGGCACAAGAGATATTCCAAGCCGGAACGAACTGGGGCAGGATTGTCGCTTTGTTCACGTTCGGAGGTGTAGTGGCTCATCACTTCGTAAAAACACAGCGACCAGAAATGGTGCCGTGCGTCGGGGAATGGATTGTTTCCTTTATTGAGCACAACTTGCTAACGTGGATTAGAGAAAATGGTGGCTGGGTGagtttttgttttacatttaaagTCGCTTGGTAAAATCTGCTTGCGTTTGTTTTTCTCCGTATATTATTTTAGAGTattttttactatttttctcttttccttcCGATCAAACCAGCTGTTCAATAGGCGTTATAGTAAATTGTTGAATGCAAATTCGGGTCTCTATTTACATTGATCATGAGTCGGACTTTTCTCGTTGAATTTGCGTTTTTTTCCTGTCCCCGACATCTGTCATTttgattcaaaattcaaagtaaGGTTTTTGCTATCGAGACAAAAGGTTTATGGCACCAGTGACAAATGTAAACATACgaaatgaaaatttttttgATCAGCAGGGTTCTCTCTTTATTCCAATGTTGTTTATGCGAGCTTGCGTCAATGTCGTGATCACCCACTCTTGGACATAGTGAATTGCTTTATTTCAAAGCATTTCTTTGGCCAAAAATCATTTAATAATTTCGAAACATCACGAAAATGCATTTCCGGCGGTGATGTTGCTTTTTCAAGGTATGCATGTATTGCCTTAGGGATTAATTTCAATTCATGCATATTTTACGACCATCTTGTGTCCAAGTGTGCTCGAAAGTAGAGAGTCAAAAGAATACCTTACCAACACTatcgtcattttgcttttttaagTCTGAAATATTGAGGATATGAAATTCTTTCATCTTGGCTGGCTGCATCATATTTCAATCAGTGTGATTTTTATACTGATAATAAATGAACTGGAATTAGTATGATGTTTACAAGTGGGCCGTGTTCATAATGGGTGGAAAACCACTAATGAATCCAATGTAATTACGTAGTAAATTAATTCTTTGAATTTTGAAGACTAATTCCTCCTCAGTTATGTGTACTATTAAAGGAATAGATTTAGTTTTTAATAGTAATATTTTTTCTCTGTCATTGCTTCAATTAAAAAGGCGTTAAATTTTCttacagacttaactgattagagtgtaatgtgaagtctGTTCAGATATAAGTGCTAAATGTACACAGCCAACATTTGAAAAAACTTATTCCTCCCTTTAAATTTTCTTATACTAGTTGCATGGTGCATTTAATCACCTTTATGCAAAATATGCTTAAGTTACGTAACTATTAAGTTACGTAACTATATTGTCTGCATGCTGGCACTTGTTATTCTTTAAAAGGGTCTCTAAATAAATTATGTTCAGAAAGAAATTGTCTTTCAAGGACATCACCCACTTTAAGCACTGTTATAATTTGCTCTATGTAACCAGATTTTTGGACATGAGCTGTTTTTTACTCAAGAAGTAAGATTGTTAGACTGTGATAATCATTAGGTTAAAAGATTGttcttcatttgttttgttctaCATTGTGAAAGAGGTGATCACCAGGAAGTGCTTTTTTATTGAGTCATAGAGTGACATGCAGTACTCATGTATTTATCACAAGGCAGGTCTTGATGTCATGTTAGTATAGTATGATGTACATTGGTCAGTAACCACTGATACATCCTTGGGTGTGTTTAATTTGCATGAAAGTTCCAGAATGTAGTTTCACAATTCAAAAATTTTAGGACTCTTTTTGtattactcttttgttccttcTTATGAGGTTTTGTGGTGAAATTACAAATGattctttttttatcttcaacaAGAGAGATTTGCATCATAAGTAGTAAGGCAGGTTAATCTAACCCTGTTAAGTCTAGTGGAAAATTATAAACACCCCTAAAACTTTTCCATTATTGTTTACATATTTACATTTTGGCGTTTGACATTAGGGGAACAcaatttctaatcttgggtatcctgtgcaatGGGTGAGCTTAAGGTCTTGGCAAAGGTAAATTTAGGCGTCCCActcaaatttcttgtttttgcaaatattgAATGTTTGggctgtgaagtatattttcccataaattctgaaaaattaattttaaaaatcgctaaaattacttttctttgtttcctgccATACTCTGcgtgtgaaaaatggtttttgtatggtgtcaattgacagcttAGCACATGCCtgaacgctgattggctcagcgtaattggctttcaagtagggGGCGGAGTTATTCAGCAGACCGTGAACTGCATGCAAAATCTTCAAGCTCAATTTGCTAGGGCTTCATTTTGACGCCAAAATTGCAACTTCTCCTGATGGGTGTTAAGATATCGCTTTCAAATCAAGTTGtaatagatgattgtactaTCCCACATGTCATTTgaggaatttttcttttgtcttcagAGACTGAGTTTATGGCACTTTTTTTGCCGAATTTACATttaagtatgagatgagagtttAACTTCGGTGCGTGATATTCCCTTCAATTCTTGTCATATCAAAAATTCTTTACACAGTTttggagtgcattcatctgtgactaagatgcaaTAAAGTAAGGTTGTTTTCACAAGGTGAAGGGTAGGAGCTTCAGCAGCAGACTCGGTCATTCTGAGTTTGAGGTCTCGAAACTAAAATGcaacattaacccattgacccctggaggttccccattgaagagtaaaatactaagtatagCTGGTATGggtatcaaagggttaaatgtcaaaaaaataaaactctattcaaataattcaatctgtTAGCTTGAATgtgatatatagtttgaccctatacaaaaattttttttttttccgcagaTGCGTCATTTTCCTTTTCGGAAATCTTAAGtagattttcatttttttgtttgtctgcTTTTCAGCTCCACCTTAAATTGCGTTGTATATGCATTGATACTTCATACATTACATATGCTCAAACGCCAACCGAGATTACTACCAGTAAATAGGTTAATATAATCATTTGATATTTTTAATACAGGCAAACATTAATATGCACAATTGCTGACCAAAGAACTACATGAAAACTACAAGAAACCAAAGTTATTGTTACATTGCAACTATACATACAGTTCAGTTTCTTTCTTAAGCAGTAAGGCAATATCCAGTTTTGGCCAAATGAGAGCTTTCAATTACAGCAGTTTGTTTGTGTTTAAAGGAATTGCTAAGGTGTGTGTTACTTTGTCACAAAGTTATCAGACGCAGAATTCAGAattaaggttttttttaaaaatttatttttcttattgaTTGCTTAGTAATTTTTGGAATGGCCAGTTCTTGTAAAAAGGTTTTTAAGAGCAAAAAGTTCCAGATGGGAGTTGACCCTTTGATTTTCTTACTTAGTTAttatgaaatacatgtactttgtcCTTAAAACAGGGAGGGCAAATAATAAGAagagggaaagagaaaaagtcAGTACTGTAAATGGCCATTTTAGGAATTTTCagattttcctttaaatttccACAGATGTTTTGGAAATGAAAACAAAgccctgtttttttttctgttttggcccTTTCGCAGTTGATattaacttttaaaaattatcaaaatTGACTTTTGCTAGGAGCCTCTTGTTCAATGCAGTTTAATTAAATGTATGTAGTTTCAACTGGAAATAGTTCATGCTGTTGTTCATTTCGTGTTTTGAGGTTAAAATTTGTCTCTTTTTTATTTTCGTTTAATTTTCTTCTTACAGGATGGCTTTGTTGCTCACTTTTCGGAATCCTCACAATCGCAAACCATGTGGAAGAGCCTATTCACAGTGGGAAGCATTTGTGCAGCTGGTCTTACTCTTTTAGCATTAAACAAGTGAAATTCATCAGCTCTTTTTCCTTACTTTATTGTATCTGCATTGGGACCATTGGTAGCCCTGATTCGAGTACTTAGTTTccttatatttaattaattttccaTGAAAGTGACAATCTTCTCTTTACTGAATTATCTTATTCAAACAAATTCTAGTTAGTGCCACTCCTATTAGCACTTGAATTACCTTAGCCCTTGTAATTCAACTTCAATTTCCTCAAATATTGACTATATTACTGTTTAAAAAATCTGTGGATAATTTTCTAGTGTATCCAAAAGCTTTTTTCTACGTTTACGGTAGTAAACGCTATGTTACAGTAGTGTTCCTATTAGACTTCAACCATAGAAAGGTCAACATTTGACTCAAGAAAATGAAGGAATGAACTTCGAAATAAGCAATTCTCTAAAGTTATCTGGAATGCTGAATTACTCTTAAATGCAAGGGTAATTTCATTAATGGTGGTCACAGTGTAGATACAAGGGATGCATGTATCAGTCTTGTTAAGATGTTTGTTACTCTCTCTAAACTTCATTGAAGCGTAAAAGAACCAATGACAAGGACGGCAAGTGTTCAATTAATTGCTGTTCAGTAATTGCTGTCCAGCTTTGTTTTGTCAAGGAGTCAGCAAATAGCTGTGTACTTACTTCGAACATTGGAGTACAATTTCATGTTGAAAACCCTGTTTGCAATATTTGCATCAAACTTGAAAACCTTGTCCCCATTCTTTGCCATCATGCATGTCACAGTAGCCTTCTCTGACAGAAAGTATGAGGAGAGCACGTCCAGCATGCAAATTAATATTGCATCAGTGTGCAGACAATCAATATGGCCTTGCTCCTTTTATCCTGCTTCTGCAACTACCTATTGCCACTTTTCCTTGCGACATGGACTTGCGAGCACTTGGTTTGTGAACAGGATGTCTTGGTGTGAAAGTGTGGATTATCATTTCGTGTGTGAAGACCAGATGTTGCGTGAAAATCgaggtttttttttgtacataATCTCGGATGTGAACAATGTACGTGTTTTGAACAAGTGGGAGATACAAGTCTCGTGGCTCATTAATCAAATGTGTTCAATGTCATCTTCAACTGCTGCTAATGTTGTCCAGGGACATTTCTCACACCTATAAACAATGGCAGTTGAGATGCTGCCGGAGTGGTGTTTTGCTGTAACATGTCATAAGCAGCTTACTTCTGCAAAGGGATATTCGTTGGGTTAAATTTCTTGGTCAACTATGTGTAGTTTCCAGTCGTGTTTCAGTGCTATTGTAGAAGGAATGTATACAGAATGCCTTGTTCTGATGGATATAATCTTCCTTCAATGTCGGCAAAAAATGACTTGCAAGACATCGGGACATGTCTGATGTCTTGCATTTGAGGTACGCTGCGTGCTGTACATTTGATGTTATTGTGCGGGCTACTCCTTGAGAGAGTGGTTGAAGTTTTCTCCCTGATTTTTCCTAATACCATAGTGAAGTGCACAAAGTTTTACAATGTGATCATTTACTGTAAGGTTTATGTTTGAGAAGAGGGATAGGTGTTTGAGTTTTTCAAGTAATAGGTGCCATATAAGTTATTTTGTTGGGTTAATTAGAAGGTTTTCGTGGGGGTATTGATCGTTTTTGAAGCAAAGGTTTAGGTTTCTGTCTCGCTCTGTTTAGTTGGTGTGTGAGTGCAATTTTCATAtaattttaaggacggtgcctcgGGTTtactatcagtgatgcttactaattcagggatatttttgcgcagtttaaaactatccggagaaagtagatcttaggcccgtttcaaacgtcgcatttcacatgtgccgaatctaatgcaaatgaggcAAGCAGTAGATTtctttcatttgcattagattcggcacgtGTGAAATGCGACACAGtccttagtaagtactcttggtattctaaaagaaataaaaaatgcttggttacccccagttttctttttggatttcaataacacttgttaagatataCATTTACTGCTTAATCATAAACCAggtcaaaaatacctttgaattagtgtaGGCCCCGTCCTTAATGGTCCTGTTTCACATTGCTACGGGTGGGTGTTTAACCAGCCTGTAACAGCATGACGTGTGCATCTCCACTTTTTGGGTCAGTAGGTGAAACTTGCTAAAATCTCCAAAGTGTCATACAATAGTAGCTTCAAGCGTTAGTTTTTTGAGTTGAACCCTCTTTGTATACTATATCTAAATACTGGTGAAGATTTCAGGCTTGTTCACATTGAGGTTTAATTGGAGAGCGCAAGGGCAATGAGATAGCCCCTCGTTACGAAACGTGAACCTCCCAATGGAGTCAGCCCAGTCTGAGGatttatttttgaatgaccATTTTTAGAGCTCTGGTTTACTTCTGTGTGCACAAGCCCAAAATCTGATAGTGTTGTGAACACCAACAGATAAGCAGTTAGGTCTTGTTTGCCTGGTAAAATTGCCTTGGCTCATCTCGTTTGGATTCCACATTTTGACGAGAAAGCCTTCAAGCTATTCTTATCAAGGAGTGCCCCTTTTCCACTAATGTGTACCTATTGCATCGCTGCATTCTATCTAAACTCTTTGACGTCCACTCCTCCTCTGCATGCTAGGACATGGTGTGGACTTTGATCAAATTGTAGCAAGGTAACTTGAGACTGGTcgtaaacaaagaaatggcctgcatagaaagaaaataataaaatgtgTTAGCACCATGTTTTGTTCGATTACTTTGTTCTTGCTTCGCTAACACTCGGCAAAATGGCTGTTTTTGCTTACGTGGCTTCCTACACCTTTTAAGTCTTTTGAGGTATCGtgcactgccaagccggccactggAGAATTCAGGCCCCTGGAACTCCTTGCCCCGCTCTTTTTAAATAGTGAGtacgacaagcttacgacaggcctgcAACACGACTTGCGATGGTCGCagtgttttaaaacatgttctaagatgcttttttttttttttttgacgtacACCCGGCGTACACGACtctcgtgggcctgtcgtaagctggCCGTGTATAGCGATAGttattgtttacaaacattgacgccATATTTCTTTTGGTGTTCAAATTTTCCAACCACGGAGCAaaataagtcattgtttcaacagccaattaggttttGGTTTGCATGTTAATAATtatggtgacgtcacgagaaaaaTCGTATTTGGCCATTTTGATATTTATACACCTTTTACCGAAATGGCCGCCGTTTAaagattattttgtttttattcaaattggcccttgatgcctcgttcttacgCTTCAaattgccttgaacgaggcatcaaggtcaaatttgaataaaaacaaaagaatatccaAATGgaagccattttggaaaaagagtGCATATTCAGCTTTTTCCTCTAAATCTCTCtagctgaattttaatgtatcgaaaaAGGCAGGTAGGCCTATagcacacggcggccatgttgtgtctcgagggattgaaaactttcgTTTTTGCGTACCGAATTCGTTCCCAAACACTTCAcatcgaggctcggggtacgagaTCTATTGTCTATGTCTAATACGACCACCGCGAGAATGAGGCCCTTTGGCCCTTAACTTCcaacagagtttatgaacaagggt from Montipora foliosa isolate CH-2021 chromosome 7, ASM3666993v2, whole genome shotgun sequence includes the following:
- the LOC138010809 gene encoding apoptosis regulator R1-like, which translates into the protein MAGATAALNIEEISPTSEMSRYDRDIMKEACSLTLDYISYRLRSKFEQNKLSGLPRDFLIPQSPINASSTLRKLATHMEAEHPDLFESLCTTLGITPATARPTFVGVAQEIFQAGTNWGRIVALFTFGGVVAHHFVKTQRPEMVPCVGEWIVSFIEHNLLTWIRENGGWDGFVAHFSESSQSQTMWKSLFTVGSICAAGLTLLALNK